In the Helianthus annuus cultivar XRQ/B chromosome 11, HanXRQr2.0-SUNRISE, whole genome shotgun sequence genome, one interval contains:
- the LOC118484180 gene encoding protein FAR1-RELATED SEQUENCE 5-like: protein MCRFFVVDIPTYQPVGNVQVSPNSGRRTFISDVDDLIKPQMHMMFDSLENAFLFYQRYAKAGGFTARKGTQYEPRKGVIHNKWFVCSKEGTKPLKAIDSTQEAGNSNVNSKSKITRRVPSIRTGCEACIQVKLTPDNLYVVYYFEESHNHSFVAEYERYLLPENRSMNYVQEEAVNALSATNVGPVRAFNIMRTLYGGFYKVGATKVDFKNFKRDLNRYIAEYDADMVIKRLRRKKEFMPNFSMEYLTTADGVLRALFWADSDTKRNFNIFGDVVSFDATYRRNKYNMMFVPFTGVDNHYRNVTLGAAIIGDETAETYSWLLNAFRQAFGRAPPVIVTDQDPAMRKAIQDT from the exons ATGTGTCGATTTTTCGTTGTAGATATTCCTACATACCAGCCCGTTGGTAATGTTCAGGTGTCCCCAAATTCTGGAAGGAGGACATTTATTTCAGATGTTGATGATTTGATTAAACCTCAGATGCATATGATGTTTGATTCGCTGGAAAATGCCTTTCTTTTTTACCAAAGATATGCTAAGGCGGGAGGTTTCACAGCTAGGAAGGGTACTCAATACGAGCCTCGAAAGGGTGTAATACATAATAAATGGTTCGTATGCTCAAAAGAGGGTACTAAACCCTTAAAGGCGATTGACTCGACTCAGGAAGCTGGTAATTCTAATGTTAACTCGAAGTCTAAGATTACTCGCAGGGTTCCTTCTATAAGGACTGGATGTGAAGCGTGCATTCAAGTTAAGTTAACCCCGGATAATCTTTACGTGGTTTATTACTTCGAGGAGTCGCATAATCACTCATTTGTTGCTGAATATGAGAGGTACTTGCTTCCTGAAAACAGATCTATGAATTACGTACAGGAAGAAGCCGTGAATGCTTTGAGTGCCACAAACGTTGGTCCAGTTAGAGCGTTTAACATTATGAGGACTCTTTATGGAGGTTTTTATAAGGTAGGTGCCACTAAAGTTGACTTCAAAAACTTCAAGAGAGACTTAAATAGGTATATAGCTGAGTACGATGCTGACATGGTTATCAAACGCCTAAGAAGGAAGAAAGAATTTATGCCCAATTTCTCTATGGAATACCTTACAACTGCCGATGGCGTTTTACGTGCGTTGTTCTGGGCCGATAGTGATACAAAGAGaaattttaatatttttgggGATGTTGTGTCCTTCGATGCTACTTATCGTCGTAACAA GTACAATATGATGTTTGTACCTTTTACCGGCGTTGACAATCACTATCGTAATGTTACCTTGGGTGCTGCTATAATAGGGGATGAAACTGCCGAAACATATAGCTGGTTGCTTAACGCATTTCGGCAGGCGTTTGGGCGCGCACCACCTGTGATTGTAACTGATCAAGACCCAGCGATGAGGAAAGCTATTCAAGATACTTAG